In Zingiber officinale cultivar Zhangliang chromosome 3B, Zo_v1.1, whole genome shotgun sequence, a single window of DNA contains:
- the LOC122055577 gene encoding vegetative cell wall protein gp1-like isoform X1, with product MASQLPPSGRPWLLRLASQAGRADPQAEASSPPQPTAPQQAPRPVGLPIRQASLALGRSPLVPPAAATQPSQPPPVATQPAPLRPFTLATNGSAVVTPRQSPTPPLAMARRSPPPPSPKVVTPEPAPPKTVPEIQVKRTVEEQQPKKNGTAVEGIKNGGNGNLIPPPPPPPSINSAAADQKEEKKYSPASGKGWAMPTSAAATAANKQGARDHMGGITIAGYNVGAFMDLGTSSSSFSHQIRRQQVRSMKIDEYSDAEDATKTEGKTKKPWPSMVNNNVQSVNNSLVFGTRLVQGSPGVHVNLTKNRK from the exons ATGGCAAGCCAACTGCCACCTTCGGGCCGCCCCTGGTTGCTCCGCCTCGCCTCACAGGCCGGCCGGGCCGATCCGCAAGCCGAGGCGTCGTCGCCGCCGCAGCCGACAGCTCCCCAGCAGGCGCCGCGACCCGTCGGACTGCCCATTCGCCAGGCTTCGTTGGCGCTCGGGCGGTCGCCTCTGGTGCCACCTGCCGCGGCGACCCAACCGTCACAGCCGCCGCCAGTAGCAACTCAGCCTGCGCCATTACGTCCGTTTACACTCGCTACAAACGGTTCCGCCGTCGTTACGCCACGCCAGTCGCCGACGCCCCCTTTAGCGATGGCGAGACGGTCTCCTCCTCCTCCGTCTCCCAAGGTGGTCACGCCAGAGCCCGCGCCGCCGAAGACGGTTCCTGAAATCCAAGTGAAGCGCACCGTCGAAGAGCAGCAGCCGAAGAAAAATGGAACTGCGGTAGAGGGAATTAAGAACGGTGGCAATGGCAACTTGatcccgccgccgccgccgccgccctctATTAATTCCGCGGCAGCAGATCAGAAGGAGGAGAAAAAGTACTCCCCAGCATCCGGAAAAGGCTGGGCAATGCCGACGAGCGCCGCGGCGACGGCAGCAAACAAACAAGGAGCGAGAGATCATATGGGGGGCATCACCATCGCCGGGTACAACGTCGGCGCTTTCATGGATCTCGGCACGTCTTCTTCGTCCTTCAGCCATCAGATACGGAGGCAGCAGGTCCGATCCATGAAAA TAGATGAATATTCTGACGCAGAAGACGCGACGAAAACAGAGGGCAAGACGAAGAAGCCATGGCCGTCGATGGTGAACAACAACGTGCAGAGCGTGAACAACTCGTTGGTCTTCGGCACTCGGCTTGTGCAGGGCAGCCCCGGCGTGCACGTAAACCTCACCAAGAACCGCAAGTGA
- the LOC121967969 gene encoding zinc finger MYM-type protein 1-like produces MIEMIAEFDPIMQEHIRRIQAHETYYTYLGPKIQNELIQMLTNEVKATILRKIKEAKYYSVILDCTLDISHEEQMSLVIRCVNNSTSSVMVEEYWVSFLKVDDTSGLGLFTELKNMLNDLKLNIDDIRGQGYDNRSNMKGKYNGVQTRLLEINHRAFYTPCGCHSLNLALCDMANCCSKAMSMFGVIQRIYTLFSSSTKRWKVFKDHVEGLIIKPLSQTRWESHVESMKTIKEQTSKIRDALLDLAQTSKDPKTKSEAESLATYELENFEFLLGMVIWYKLLHAINTVSKFLQGENMDIDIAIKQLKGLILTFEEYREFGFDKAMIEAKQMAEEMEIEATFKEKLIIRRKKQFDESSSEDVMQSAEESFRVNYFIFLMDQAISSLKTRFKQFQKYEETFGFLFNPERLKFANDDNLMKSCKNLEETLRYNVKSDIDGDDLYMELSILKQSLPVEAKRAIDVLNYLKNMDDCYPNTHVACRILLTIPVTVASAERSFSKLKLIKTYLRSTMSQERLNGLAMLSIKKKIVEHLDYTSLIDIFAAKTARRVVFK; encoded by the coding sequence AtgattgaaatgattgctgaGTTCGATCCAATAATGCAAGAGCACATACGACGTATTCAAGCACATGAGACATATTATACATATCTTGGtccaaaaattcaaaatgaacTGATTCAGATGTTGACAAATGAAGTAAAAGCTACAATTCTTAGAAAAATCAAAGAAGCAAAATATTATTCAGTTATACTAGATTGCACTCTAGACATAAGTCACGAGGAACAAATGTCTCTTGTAATACGTTGTGTGAATAATTCAACAAGCTCTGTTATGGTTGAAGAATACTGGGTATCTTTTTTGAAAGTAGATGATACTTCTGGACTTGGACTTTTTACTGAACTAAAAAATATGTTGAATGATCTCAAGCTTAATATTGATGATATAAGAGGACAGGGGTATGACAATCGATCCAATATGAAAGGAAAGTATAATGGGGTGCAAACAAGATTACTTGAAATAAATCATAGAGCCTTTTATACACCTTGTGGATGTCATAGTCTGAATTTGGCATTATGTGATATGGCTAATTGTTGTTCTAAAGCTATGTCTATGTTTGGAGTGATACAACGTATTTATACATTATTTTCCTCTTCTACAAAGCGTTGGAAAGTTTTTAAAGATCACGTAGAAGGCCTGATAATTAAGCCATTATCACAAACTCGTTGGGAAAGTCATGTTGAAAGcatgaaaactataaaagaacAAACATCAAAAATTAGAGATGCTTTACTTGATTTGGCACAAACGAGTAAAGATCCAAAAACAAAGAGTGAAGCTGAATCATTGGCAACATATgaacttgaaaattttgaattcttgcTTGGCATGGTAATTTGGTACAAGTTGTTACATGCGATCAATACTGTGAGTAAATTTCTTCAAGGTGAAAATATGGATATTGATATTGCAATTAAACAATTAAAAGGACTTATTCTTACTTTTGAGGAGTATCGAGAGTTTGGATTTGATAAGGCCATGATAGAAGCAAAGCAAATGGCAGAAGAAATGGAGATTGAAGCTACATTTAAAGAAAAACTCATTATCCGAAGAAAGAAACAATTTGATGAAAGTAGTAGTGAAGATGTGATGCAATCAGCTGAAGAATCTTTTAgagttaattattttattttcttaatggaTCAAGCTATTTCTTCACTAAAAACTCGATTTAAACAATTTCAAAAGTATGAAGAAACATTTGGTTTTTTGTTCAATCCAGAAAGATTAAAGTTTGCTAATGATGATAATCTAATGAAATCTTGTAAAAATCTCGAAGAAACATTGAGATATAATGTCAAGTCAGATATTGATGGAGATGATCTGTATATGGAGTTATCAATCTTGAAACAGTCTTTACCAGTGGAAGCAAAAAGAGCAATAGATGTTTTGAATTATCTGAAAAATATGGATGATTGTTATCCAAATACTCATGTTGCATGCAGAATTTTATTGACCATACCGGTTACAGTGGCATCTGCAGAAAGGAGCTTTTCCAAGTTGAAGTTAATTAAAACATATCTTCGATCAACCATGTCACAAGAAAGATTAAATGGATTGGCGATGTTGTCTATTAAAAAGAAAATAGTTGAACATCTTGATTATACaagcttaattgatatttttgcAGCTAAAACAGCAAGACGTGTTGTATTCAAATGA
- the LOC122055577 gene encoding vegetative cell wall protein gp1-like isoform X2: MASQLPPSGRPWLLRLASQAGRADPQAEASSPPQPTAPQQAPRPVGLPIRQASLALGRSPLVPPAAATQPSQPPPVATQPAPLRPFTLATNGSAVVTPRQSPTPPLAMARRSPPPPSPKVVTPEPAPPKTVPEIQVKRTVEEQQPKKNGTAVEGIKNGGNGNLIPPPPPPPSINSAAADQKEEKKYSPASGKGWAMPTSAAATAANKQGARDHMGGITIAGYNVGAFMDLGTSSSSFSHQIRRQQVRSMKNEYSDAEDATKTEGKTKKPWPSMVNNNVQSVNNSLVFGTRLVQGSPGVHVNLTKNRK; encoded by the exons ATGGCAAGCCAACTGCCACCTTCGGGCCGCCCCTGGTTGCTCCGCCTCGCCTCACAGGCCGGCCGGGCCGATCCGCAAGCCGAGGCGTCGTCGCCGCCGCAGCCGACAGCTCCCCAGCAGGCGCCGCGACCCGTCGGACTGCCCATTCGCCAGGCTTCGTTGGCGCTCGGGCGGTCGCCTCTGGTGCCACCTGCCGCGGCGACCCAACCGTCACAGCCGCCGCCAGTAGCAACTCAGCCTGCGCCATTACGTCCGTTTACACTCGCTACAAACGGTTCCGCCGTCGTTACGCCACGCCAGTCGCCGACGCCCCCTTTAGCGATGGCGAGACGGTCTCCTCCTCCTCCGTCTCCCAAGGTGGTCACGCCAGAGCCCGCGCCGCCGAAGACGGTTCCTGAAATCCAAGTGAAGCGCACCGTCGAAGAGCAGCAGCCGAAGAAAAATGGAACTGCGGTAGAGGGAATTAAGAACGGTGGCAATGGCAACTTGatcccgccgccgccgccgccgccctctATTAATTCCGCGGCAGCAGATCAGAAGGAGGAGAAAAAGTACTCCCCAGCATCCGGAAAAGGCTGGGCAATGCCGACGAGCGCCGCGGCGACGGCAGCAAACAAACAAGGAGCGAGAGATCATATGGGGGGCATCACCATCGCCGGGTACAACGTCGGCGCTTTCATGGATCTCGGCACGTCTTCTTCGTCCTTCAGCCATCAGATACGGAGGCAGCAGGTCCGATCCATGAAAA ATGAATATTCTGACGCAGAAGACGCGACGAAAACAGAGGGCAAGACGAAGAAGCCATGGCCGTCGATGGTGAACAACAACGTGCAGAGCGTGAACAACTCGTTGGTCTTCGGCACTCGGCTTGTGCAGGGCAGCCCCGGCGTGCACGTAAACCTCACCAAGAACCGCAAGTGA
- the LOC122055575 gene encoding chloroplastic import inner membrane translocase subunit HP30-2-like, whose translation MAKVGRGGGGGGDGGFMQGMVLAPPASPPNPIVLVQARLKDLEIGFRGWLAKQSIAVEAAVVTATNAAQGAAIGGLLGTLTSDLSSALPATPNNVAGLNPEAMASFKNAQALAGGPLVQARNFAVMAGANAGISSVMKRIRGVEDVQSSMVAAFGSGALFSLVSGVGGPNQAANAVTSGLFFALFQGGMYMVGQKFTPSPTEDTHYSQTRGLLTSLGLQKYENNFKKGLLTDNTLPLLTDSALKDINIPPGPRLLILDQIHRNPELRKGS comes from the exons ATGGCAAAGGTTGGAcgcggcggcggcggtggcggaGATGGCGGTTTCATGCAGGGCATGGTGCTAGCGCCGCCGGCCTCCCCTCCGAATCCCATAGTTCTCGTGCAGGCCCGCCTTAAGGATCTCGAGATCGGTTTCCGCGGTTGGCTTGCGAAGCAGTCCATCGCTGTCGAGGCTGCCGTCGTCACGGCTACCAACGCCGCTCAGGGCGCTGCCATAGGAGGTCTCCTTGGCACCTTGACCTCGGATCTATCCTCCGCTCTCCCCGCAACGCCCAACAACGTCGCCGGGCTTAATCCGGAGGCCATGGCATCCTTTAAGAACGCTCAG GCTCTTGCTGGTGGTCCTTTGGTACAAGCTCGTAATTTTGCAGTTATGGCGGGTGCAAATGCTGGCATATCATCTGTCATGAAAAGAATCAGGGGTGTGGAGGACGTTCAAAGCAG CATGGTTGCAGCTTTTGGTTCTGGAGCATTGTTTTCATTGGTTAGCGGAGTTGGAGGGCCAAATCAGGCAGCTAACGCAGTCACTTCAGGACTTTTCTTTGCACTTTTTCAAGGCGGCATGTATATG GTGGGTCAGAAATTCACGCCTTCCCCTACAGAGGATACACATTACTCACAGACGAGAGGCTTGCTAACTAGCCTTGGTCTTCAGAAATACGAGAATAATTTTAAGAAAGGATTGCTTACAGATAATACTCTGCCTCTTCTTACAGATAG TGCACTTAAAGATATCAATATTCCACCCGGACCTAGGCTTCTTATTCTCGATCAGATACACAG GAACCCAGAGTTGAGGAAGGGGAGCTGA
- the LOC122055574 gene encoding calnexin homolog: protein MTGKRTAAPFLSLLIASCFLQIWASDPLFYESFDESFEGRWIVSDKADYQGTWKHSKSDGHDDYGLLVSEMARKYAIVKELEEPTVLKDGTVVLQFEVRLQNGLECGGAYLKYLRPQAADWTPKGFDNESPYTIMFGPDKCGSTNKVHFILQHKNPKTGKYVEHHLKYPPSVPVDKLSHVYTAILKPDNELKILVDGEEKKKANFLSADDFEPALIPPRTIPDPEDEKPEDWDERATIPDPDAVKPDDWDEDAPMEIEDEEAVKPDGWLDDEPDEVDDPEATKPEDWDDEEDGEWEAPKIDNPKCEEAPGCGEWKRPVKRNPAYKGKWSAPLIDNPNYKGIWKPQEIENPEYYELDKPNFELIAAIGIEIWTMQDGILFDNILIASDEKVAESYRLETWKPKYEAEKEKQKTEEAAAGFKDGLSGFQKKIFDLLYKIADIPFLEPYKIKIIDFIDKAEKQATLTIGVLISIAVVFITVIFRLLFGKKKPQTSAAAPISTETNVKTAENDAPGVSDNKEENEKVDDASGPRPRRSRRET, encoded by the exons ATGACCGGCAAAAGGACGGCCGCCCCATTTCTCTCGCTGCTAATCGCGTCCTGTTTCCTCCAGATTTGGGCGTCGGATCCG CTGTTCTACGAGTCCTTTGACGAGTCGTTTGAGGGGCGGTGGATCGTTTCCGACAAGGCGGACTACCAAG GTACATGGAAACACTCCAAGAGTGATGGCCATGATGACTATGGGCTGCTTGTGAGTGAAATGGCGAGGAAATATGCCATTGTCAAAGAACTTGAGGAACCAACTGTTCTCAAGGATGGAACTGTTGTTCTTCAATTTGAAGTTCGATTACAAAATGGACTTGAATGTGGAGGTGCATATTTAAAATACCTCCGTCCTCAAGCAGCTGACTGGACTCCTAAGGGATTTGACAATGAGTCTCCATATACTATCATGTTTGGACCTGATAAGTGTGGGTCCACAAATAAGGTGCATTTCATCCTCCAGCACAAGAACCCTAAGACTGGCAAGTATGTGGAACACCATCTGAAGTATCCTCCATCAGTCCCAGTTGACAAACTCTCACATGTTTATACTGCTATTTTGAAACCTGACAATGAGTTGAAAATTTTGGTTGAtggggaagagaagaaaaaggccaATTTCTTGTCTGCGGATGACTTTGAGCCAGCTCTAATTCCACCCAGGACAATACCTGACCCTGAGGATGAGAAACCTGAGGACTGGGATGAGAGAGCAACAATTCCAGACCCTGATGCGGTAAAGCCGGACGACTGGGATGAAGATGCACCAATGGAGATTGAAGACGAGGAAGCTGTCAAGCCAGATGGATGGCTGGATGATGAGCCTGATGAAGTTGATGATCCTGAAGCCACAAAACCGGAAGATTGGGATGACGAAGAGGATGGAGAATGGGAAGCACCAAAGATAGATAACCCAAAGTGTGAAGAAGCACCTGGGTGTGGAGAGTGGAAGAGACCCGTGAAGAGGAACCCAGCGTACAAGGGAAAATGGTCTGCTCCTCTAATTGACAATCCAAACTACAAAGGTATCTGGAAACCTCAAGAGATAGAGAACCCCGAGTACTATGAACTTGACAAGCCCAATTTCGAGCTCATTGCTGCTATTGGTATTGAGATATGGACTATGCAGGATGGCATTCTATTTGACAATATTTTGATAGCTAGTGATGAGAAGGTTGCTGAGTCTTATCGGTTGGAGACATGGAAACCTAAATATGAGGCTGAGAAGGAAAAACAAAAGACTGAAGAAGCAGCTGCTGGGTTCAAAGATGGACTTTCAGGTTTCCAG AAGAAAATTTTTGATCTCCTTTACAAGATAGCAGATATTCCTTTCTTGGAGCCGTACAAGATTAAAATCATA gattttattgataaGGCAGAGAAACAAGCTACACTCACCATTGGAGTCTTGATTTCCATAGCAGTGGTATTCATTACTGTTATATTCAGACTTCTCTTTGGCAAAAAGAAGCCTCAG ACGTCCGCGGCAGCTCCAATTTCCACTGAAACCAACGTCAAAACTGCTGAGAATGATGCTCCAGGGGTCTCAGATAATAAAGAGGAGAATGAAAAAGTTGATGATGCATCCGGCCCTCGACCTAGGAGGTCCAGGAGGGAGACATAA